The genomic segment CCCCCGTCATGCCGTCTTGCCCTTCGTCGCTCATGGTGGTCCCCCGTCGCCCGCACGATCGGGCCCGAGTCCGGGCTCGGGGATCAGGAACTCCACCTCGGTCCCCGATCCGGGGGCGGATCGAACGATCATCCGCCCGCCCAGGTCCTCGATCCGGCCCTTCATGCTCTCAAGGAGGCCGAACTTCCCCCGGCTCCGGAGACCGTCCTCCTCGTACACGAACCCGACGCCGTCGTCTCGCACGCTGACGACCAGGCCCTGCTCCCCCTCCTCGGCGAACACGACAGCATGGGTGGCCGCCGCGTGCTGGACCACGTTCTCGAGCGCCTGGCGGACCGCCGCCGTCAGCTCGTCGATCTCGTGCTCGGGGAGCCAGATCGGCCCGAGCGCGGTCACCGTCACCGGCACCTCCCCGACGGCTCTCGCGTCGGCGTCGAGGGCGTCACGGAGGGAGGCCCGTTCCTTCGGGGGCTCCTCGGGCTCGTGCTGGATGAGGGCTCGCAACGCCCGCTCCTGCGCCGCCGCCATGTCGGCCAGGCGCAGGACCTCCGGGCCCGGCACCGAGGCCTCCGCGCCGAGCTCGCGGCCCCGCTTGTTGACCCACGCGAGCGCCTGAAGCACCGAGTCATGGATCTTGCGCCCCATCGTGGCGTGCTCGGACAGTCGGGCCACGCGTTCCCGTTCCCTCAGGACCTCCTCCTGTGCCCGGCGGAGCTCCTCCGAGGCACGGCCCAGGGTCCGAGCGATGAGCCCCATCGCGCCCCCGGCGGCGATGTAGTACACGACCCCGTTTCCGAGACCCTCGATCTGGGCGCCGGTTGCGTCGGCGAGGGAGACGCCGTTGATGACGCGGCTGAGCGCGAGCGCGACGGAAAGCGCGAAGCCGGCGGCGAGCCCCGGACCGACCCCGCGCGCCGCGCCCCAGGTGAGGGCCGCGCAGACCGGGTAGGCGGTGGCGAAGAAGGGATGGCCGCCGACCGTGTATCCCTCGCGCATCACGATGCCCGACACGAGGAGGAGACCCATGCACACGCCGAGGTCCAGCCACCGGGTCAACGG from the Candidatus Methylomirabilota bacterium genome contains:
- a CDS encoding ATP-binding protein, with the protein product MATSSEERPPLPPQPGRRGLWLGILAYRWAAFVWMVILAIGAAEEFRRPAVAWLILGATGLWTLWLSVTPGWDRPLTRWLDLGVCMGLLLVSGIVMREGYTVGGHPFFATAYPVCAALTWGAARGVGPGLAAGFALSVALALSRVINGVSLADATGAQIEGLGNGVVYYIAAGGAMGLIARTLGRASEELRRAQEEVLRERERVARLSEHATMGRKIHDSVLQALAWVNKRGRELGAEASVPGPEVLRLADMAAAQERALRALIQHEPEEPPKERASLRDALDADARAVGEVPVTVTALGPIWLPEHEIDELTAAVRQALENVVQHAAATHAVVFAEEGEQGLVVSVRDDGVGFVYEEDGLRSRGKFGLLESMKGRIEDLGGRMIVRSAPGSGTEVEFLIPEPGLGPDRAGDGGPP